One part of the Vicia villosa cultivar HV-30 ecotype Madison, WI linkage group LG6, Vvil1.0, whole genome shotgun sequence genome encodes these proteins:
- the LOC131611217 gene encoding copper transport protein CCH-like, with the protein MSSETVILNVKMSCTGCSGAVNRVLEKMQGVESFEIDMKEQKVTVKGNVKPQDVFDTVSKTGKKTAFWMEPENKPIETPTEVEPENKPSEAAGIVSVEPDNKSTEAATEVEPENKSRETATIGAVEPDNKPSETATVAA; encoded by the exons ACTGTTATCCTCAATGTGAAAATGTCATGCACGGGCTGTTCAGGAGCAGTCAATAgagttttggaaaaaatgcaag GTGTAGAATCATTTGAGATTGATATGAAGGAACAAAAGGTGACTGTGAAAGGAAATGTGAAGCCACAAGATGTTTTCGACACTGTTTCCAAAACCGGAAAGAAAACTGCATTCTGGATGGAGCCTGAAAACAAGCCTATAGAAACTCCAACTGAAGTTGAACCTGAAAACAAACCTTCAGAAGCTGCAGGTATTGTTTCTGTTGAGCCTGATAACAAGTCCACAGAAGCTGCAACTGAGGTTGAACCTGAAAACAAGTCCAGAGAAACTGCAACCATTGGAGCTGTTGAGCCTGACAACAAGCCTTCTGAAACTGCCACTGTTGCTGCCTAA